From Cucumis melo cultivar AY chromosome 1, USDA_Cmelo_AY_1.0, whole genome shotgun sequence, a single genomic window includes:
- the LOC103492853 gene encoding uncharacterized protein LOC103492853 isoform X1, producing MNKGIQRSISSLQAVSKQHIASLPRRDLHFHTHGALSLTQPFPFFPSQFPSFSMLSIFSLRHFNSSISPSLPFQRFPFLSSPFSFRFSTPIYPHKVFAMAARSSGGSSHSHSYTNRLATEHSPYLLQHAHNPVNWYPWGEEAFAEAQKRNVPIFLSIGYSTCHWCHVMEVESFENKEVAKLLNDWFVSIKVDREERPDVDKVYMTYVQALYSGGGWPLSVFLSPDLKPLMGGTYFPPDDKYGRPGFKTVLRKVKDAWDNKRDVLVKSGTFAIEQLSEALSTTASSNKLPEELPQNALRLCAEQLSQSYDPNFGGFGSAPKFPRPVEAQLMLYYAKKLEESGKSDEAEEILNMVFFGLQCMARGGIHDHVGGGFHRYSVDECWHVPHFEKMLYDQGQITNVYLDAFSITKDVSYSWVSRDILDYLRRDMIGTQGEIFSAEDADSAESEGATRKKEGAFYVWTSKEIDDILGEHADFFKEHYYIKPSGNCDLSRMSDPHDEFKGKNVLIEMKSVSEMASNHGMPVEKYLEILGECRQKLFKVRERRPKPHLDDKVIVSWNGLTISSLARASKILRNEKEGTRFYFPVVGCDPKEYLDVAEKAALFIKTKLYDEQTHRLQHSFRNAPSRAPGFLDDYAFLIGGLLDLYEYGGGLNWLVWAIELQATQDELFLDREGGGYYNTTGEDKSVILRVKEDHDGAEPSGNSVSAINLVRLSSLVSGSRSNYYRQNAEHLLAVFEKRLKDMAVAVPLMCCAAGMLSTPSRKQVVLVGHKNSAQFETFLAAAHASYDPNSTVIHIDPTDDTELQFWEENNRGVAVMAKNNFAADKVVALVCQNFTCKAPITDPGSLEAMLAEKPS from the exons ATGAACAAAGGAATCCAACGATCCATTTCATCTCTCCAAGCAGTATCAAAACAGCACATCGCCTCTTTGCCTCGTCGTGACCTTCATTTCCACACACATGGCGCTCTCTCTTTAACCCAAccttttccattttttccttCTCAATTCCCTTCTTTCTCTATGCTCTCAATTTTTTCCCTCCGCCACTTTAACTCTTCAATTTCACCCTCACTTCCATTTCAACgttttccctttctttcttcccctttttcttTCCGTTTCTCCACACCCATTTACCCCCACAAGGTCTTCGCCATGGCTGCACGGTCCTCCGGTGGTAGTTCTCACTCTCATAGTTACACCAATCGCCTTGCCACTGAGCACAGTCCTTATCTCTTACAACATGCCCATAATCCG GTTAATTGGTATCCGTGGGGAGAGGAAGCATTTGCAGAAGCCCAGAAGAGAAACGTGCCTATCTTCTTATCTA TTGGATACAGCACCTGCCATTG GTGTCATGTCATGGAAGTTGAGTCCTTTGAGAACAAAGAGGTAGCCAAACTGTTAAATGACTGGTTTGTCAGTATCAAG GTTGATCGTGAGGAGCGGCCAGATGTTGATAAG GTGTACATGACATATGTTCAGGCTCTTTATAGTGGTGGGGGTTGGCCGCTCAGTGTCTTTCTTTCTCCTGATTTGAAACCTTTGATGGGTGGGACTTACTTTCCACCCGATGATAAATACGGAAGACCTGGATTTAAAACCGTGCTTAG gaAAGTGAAGGATGCATGGGATAATAAAAGAGATGTTCTTGTCAAGAGTGGAACTTTTGCTATTGAACAACTTTCTGAGGCCTTGTCTACTACTGCAAGTTCCAATAAATTGCCAGAAGAACTTCCACAAAATGCATTACGCTTATGTGCCGAGCAA CTTTCTCAAAGCTATGATCCAAATTTTGGTGGGTTTGGTTCTGCTCCTAAATTTCCAAGACCAGTTGAGGCTCAACTTATGCTTTATTATGCCAAAAAATTGGAAGAATCTGGGAAGTCAGAtgaagcagaggaaatcctgaATATGGTCTTTTTTGGTCTCCAATGTATGGCAAGAGGTGGTATTCATGATCATGTTGGAGGCGGGTTTCACAGATATAGTGTGGATGAGTGTTGGCATG TTCCCCACTTTGAGAAGATGCTTTATGATCAAGGACAGATTACAAATGTCTATCTGGATGCTTTTTCGATAACTAAGGATGTCTCTTATTCATGGGTATCACGGGATATTCTTGATTATCTGAGGAGAGACATGATTGGAACCCAAGGCGAAATATTTTCCGCAGAGGATGCTGATAGTGCTGAATCTGAAGGAGCTACTAGAAAAAAAGAAGGGGCCTTCTATGTGTGGACAAGTAAAGAG ATCGATGACATACTTGGTGAGCATGCAGATTTCTTCAAGGAGCATTACTACATAAAGCCTTCAGGAAATTGTGATCTTTCCAGAATGAGTGATCCTCATGATGAATTTAAAGGAAAGAATGTTCTTATTGAGATGAAAAGTGTATCTGAGATGGCATCGAATCATGGCATGCCCGTTGAAAAATATCTTGAAATTTTGGGGGAATGTAGGCAAAAACTTTTTAAAGTAAGAGAGCGTCGACCAAAGCCACATCTTGATGATAAG GTAATTGTTTCATGGAATGGGCTGACAATCTCATCTCTTGCGAGAGCCTCGAAGATTCTTAGGAATGAAAAGGAGGGCACAAGATTCTACTTTCCAGTTGTTGGCTGCGAT CCAAAAGAGTACTTAGATGTTGCGGAGAAAGCTGCTCTTTTTATCAAGACAAAGCTTTACGATGAACAAACACACCGGTTACAACATAGTTTCAGGAACGCCCCATCCAGAGCTCCTGGATTTCTTGACGACTATGCATTTCTAATTGGAGGATTGCTTGATCTCTATGAATATGGTGGTGGACTGAATTGGTTAGTCTGGGCAATAGAACTTCAAGCCACCCAG GATGAGCTGTTTCTTGATAGAGAGGGTGGAGGGTACTACAATACTACCGGTGAAGACAAATCTGTTATTTTACGGGTGAAAGAAGATCATGACGGGGCTGAGCCTTCTGGGAACTCGGTTTCAGCTATCAATCTTGTCAGGTTATCCTCGCTGGTTTCTGGAAGTAGGTCCAATTATTACAGACAGAACGCTGAGCATCTTTTG GCCGTTTTCGAGAAAAGATTAAAGGACATGGCTGTGGCTGTACCTTTGATGTGTTGTGCAGCTGGTATGCTTTCAACTCCATCTAGAAAGCAAGTTGTCTTGGTCGGCCATAAGAATTCAGCACAGTTTGAGACCTTCCTCGCTGCAGCTCATGCTTCATATGATCCCAATAGTACT GTTATTCACATCGATCCAACAGACGATACCGAACTTCAATTTTGGGAAGAAAACAATAGGGGCGTTGCAGTTATGGCAAAAAACAATTTTGCTGCAGATAAGGTTGTGGCTTTGGTCTGCCAAAACTTCACTTGTAAGGCTCCAATCACTGACCCTGGATCTCTAGAGGCCATGCTTGCTGAGAAACCTTCCTGA
- the LOC103492853 gene encoding uncharacterized protein LOC103492853 isoform X2 — MNKGIQRSISSLQAVSKQHIASLPRRDLHFHTHGALSLTQPFPFFPSQFPSFSMLSIFSLRHFNSSISPSLPFQRFPFLSSPFSFRFSTPIYPHKVFAMAARSSGGSSHSHSYTNRLATEHSPYLLQHAHNPVDREERPDVDKVYMTYVQALYSGGGWPLSVFLSPDLKPLMGGTYFPPDDKYGRPGFKTVLRKVKDAWDNKRDVLVKSGTFAIEQLSEALSTTASSNKLPEELPQNALRLCAEQLSQSYDPNFGGFGSAPKFPRPVEAQLMLYYAKKLEESGKSDEAEEILNMVFFGLQCMARGGIHDHVGGGFHRYSVDECWHVPHFEKMLYDQGQITNVYLDAFSITKDVSYSWVSRDILDYLRRDMIGTQGEIFSAEDADSAESEGATRKKEGAFYVWTSKEIDDILGEHADFFKEHYYIKPSGNCDLSRMSDPHDEFKGKNVLIEMKSVSEMASNHGMPVEKYLEILGECRQKLFKVRERRPKPHLDDKVIVSWNGLTISSLARASKILRNEKEGTRFYFPVVGCDPKEYLDVAEKAALFIKTKLYDEQTHRLQHSFRNAPSRAPGFLDDYAFLIGGLLDLYEYGGGLNWLVWAIELQATQDELFLDREGGGYYNTTGEDKSVILRVKEDHDGAEPSGNSVSAINLVRLSSLVSGSRSNYYRQNAEHLLAVFEKRLKDMAVAVPLMCCAAGMLSTPSRKQVVLVGHKNSAQFETFLAAAHASYDPNSTVIHIDPTDDTELQFWEENNRGVAVMAKNNFAADKVVALVCQNFTCKAPITDPGSLEAMLAEKPS, encoded by the exons ATGAACAAAGGAATCCAACGATCCATTTCATCTCTCCAAGCAGTATCAAAACAGCACATCGCCTCTTTGCCTCGTCGTGACCTTCATTTCCACACACATGGCGCTCTCTCTTTAACCCAAccttttccattttttccttCTCAATTCCCTTCTTTCTCTATGCTCTCAATTTTTTCCCTCCGCCACTTTAACTCTTCAATTTCACCCTCACTTCCATTTCAACgttttccctttctttcttcccctttttcttTCCGTTTCTCCACACCCATTTACCCCCACAAGGTCTTCGCCATGGCTGCACGGTCCTCCGGTGGTAGTTCTCACTCTCATAGTTACACCAATCGCCTTGCCACTGAGCACAGTCCTTATCTCTTACAACATGCCCATAATCCG GTTGATCGTGAGGAGCGGCCAGATGTTGATAAG GTGTACATGACATATGTTCAGGCTCTTTATAGTGGTGGGGGTTGGCCGCTCAGTGTCTTTCTTTCTCCTGATTTGAAACCTTTGATGGGTGGGACTTACTTTCCACCCGATGATAAATACGGAAGACCTGGATTTAAAACCGTGCTTAG gaAAGTGAAGGATGCATGGGATAATAAAAGAGATGTTCTTGTCAAGAGTGGAACTTTTGCTATTGAACAACTTTCTGAGGCCTTGTCTACTACTGCAAGTTCCAATAAATTGCCAGAAGAACTTCCACAAAATGCATTACGCTTATGTGCCGAGCAA CTTTCTCAAAGCTATGATCCAAATTTTGGTGGGTTTGGTTCTGCTCCTAAATTTCCAAGACCAGTTGAGGCTCAACTTATGCTTTATTATGCCAAAAAATTGGAAGAATCTGGGAAGTCAGAtgaagcagaggaaatcctgaATATGGTCTTTTTTGGTCTCCAATGTATGGCAAGAGGTGGTATTCATGATCATGTTGGAGGCGGGTTTCACAGATATAGTGTGGATGAGTGTTGGCATG TTCCCCACTTTGAGAAGATGCTTTATGATCAAGGACAGATTACAAATGTCTATCTGGATGCTTTTTCGATAACTAAGGATGTCTCTTATTCATGGGTATCACGGGATATTCTTGATTATCTGAGGAGAGACATGATTGGAACCCAAGGCGAAATATTTTCCGCAGAGGATGCTGATAGTGCTGAATCTGAAGGAGCTACTAGAAAAAAAGAAGGGGCCTTCTATGTGTGGACAAGTAAAGAG ATCGATGACATACTTGGTGAGCATGCAGATTTCTTCAAGGAGCATTACTACATAAAGCCTTCAGGAAATTGTGATCTTTCCAGAATGAGTGATCCTCATGATGAATTTAAAGGAAAGAATGTTCTTATTGAGATGAAAAGTGTATCTGAGATGGCATCGAATCATGGCATGCCCGTTGAAAAATATCTTGAAATTTTGGGGGAATGTAGGCAAAAACTTTTTAAAGTAAGAGAGCGTCGACCAAAGCCACATCTTGATGATAAG GTAATTGTTTCATGGAATGGGCTGACAATCTCATCTCTTGCGAGAGCCTCGAAGATTCTTAGGAATGAAAAGGAGGGCACAAGATTCTACTTTCCAGTTGTTGGCTGCGAT CCAAAAGAGTACTTAGATGTTGCGGAGAAAGCTGCTCTTTTTATCAAGACAAAGCTTTACGATGAACAAACACACCGGTTACAACATAGTTTCAGGAACGCCCCATCCAGAGCTCCTGGATTTCTTGACGACTATGCATTTCTAATTGGAGGATTGCTTGATCTCTATGAATATGGTGGTGGACTGAATTGGTTAGTCTGGGCAATAGAACTTCAAGCCACCCAG GATGAGCTGTTTCTTGATAGAGAGGGTGGAGGGTACTACAATACTACCGGTGAAGACAAATCTGTTATTTTACGGGTGAAAGAAGATCATGACGGGGCTGAGCCTTCTGGGAACTCGGTTTCAGCTATCAATCTTGTCAGGTTATCCTCGCTGGTTTCTGGAAGTAGGTCCAATTATTACAGACAGAACGCTGAGCATCTTTTG GCCGTTTTCGAGAAAAGATTAAAGGACATGGCTGTGGCTGTACCTTTGATGTGTTGTGCAGCTGGTATGCTTTCAACTCCATCTAGAAAGCAAGTTGTCTTGGTCGGCCATAAGAATTCAGCACAGTTTGAGACCTTCCTCGCTGCAGCTCATGCTTCATATGATCCCAATAGTACT GTTATTCACATCGATCCAACAGACGATACCGAACTTCAATTTTGGGAAGAAAACAATAGGGGCGTTGCAGTTATGGCAAAAAACAATTTTGCTGCAGATAAGGTTGTGGCTTTGGTCTGCCAAAACTTCACTTGTAAGGCTCCAATCACTGACCCTGGATCTCTAGAGGCCATGCTTGCTGAGAAACCTTCCTGA
- the LOC103492853 gene encoding uncharacterized protein LOC103492853 isoform X3, with the protein MPIIRCHVMEVESFENKEVAKLLNDWFVSIKVDREERPDVDKVYMTYVQALYSGGGWPLSVFLSPDLKPLMGGTYFPPDDKYGRPGFKTVLRKVKDAWDNKRDVLVKSGTFAIEQLSEALSTTASSNKLPEELPQNALRLCAEQLSQSYDPNFGGFGSAPKFPRPVEAQLMLYYAKKLEESGKSDEAEEILNMVFFGLQCMARGGIHDHVGGGFHRYSVDECWHVPHFEKMLYDQGQITNVYLDAFSITKDVSYSWVSRDILDYLRRDMIGTQGEIFSAEDADSAESEGATRKKEGAFYVWTSKEIDDILGEHADFFKEHYYIKPSGNCDLSRMSDPHDEFKGKNVLIEMKSVSEMASNHGMPVEKYLEILGECRQKLFKVRERRPKPHLDDKVIVSWNGLTISSLARASKILRNEKEGTRFYFPVVGCDPKEYLDVAEKAALFIKTKLYDEQTHRLQHSFRNAPSRAPGFLDDYAFLIGGLLDLYEYGGGLNWLVWAIELQATQDELFLDREGGGYYNTTGEDKSVILRVKEDHDGAEPSGNSVSAINLVRLSSLVSGSRSNYYRQNAEHLLAVFEKRLKDMAVAVPLMCCAAGMLSTPSRKQVVLVGHKNSAQFETFLAAAHASYDPNSTVIHIDPTDDTELQFWEENNRGVAVMAKNNFAADKVVALVCQNFTCKAPITDPGSLEAMLAEKPS; encoded by the exons ATGCCCATAATCCG GTGTCATGTCATGGAAGTTGAGTCCTTTGAGAACAAAGAGGTAGCCAAACTGTTAAATGACTGGTTTGTCAGTATCAAG GTTGATCGTGAGGAGCGGCCAGATGTTGATAAG GTGTACATGACATATGTTCAGGCTCTTTATAGTGGTGGGGGTTGGCCGCTCAGTGTCTTTCTTTCTCCTGATTTGAAACCTTTGATGGGTGGGACTTACTTTCCACCCGATGATAAATACGGAAGACCTGGATTTAAAACCGTGCTTAG gaAAGTGAAGGATGCATGGGATAATAAAAGAGATGTTCTTGTCAAGAGTGGAACTTTTGCTATTGAACAACTTTCTGAGGCCTTGTCTACTACTGCAAGTTCCAATAAATTGCCAGAAGAACTTCCACAAAATGCATTACGCTTATGTGCCGAGCAA CTTTCTCAAAGCTATGATCCAAATTTTGGTGGGTTTGGTTCTGCTCCTAAATTTCCAAGACCAGTTGAGGCTCAACTTATGCTTTATTATGCCAAAAAATTGGAAGAATCTGGGAAGTCAGAtgaagcagaggaaatcctgaATATGGTCTTTTTTGGTCTCCAATGTATGGCAAGAGGTGGTATTCATGATCATGTTGGAGGCGGGTTTCACAGATATAGTGTGGATGAGTGTTGGCATG TTCCCCACTTTGAGAAGATGCTTTATGATCAAGGACAGATTACAAATGTCTATCTGGATGCTTTTTCGATAACTAAGGATGTCTCTTATTCATGGGTATCACGGGATATTCTTGATTATCTGAGGAGAGACATGATTGGAACCCAAGGCGAAATATTTTCCGCAGAGGATGCTGATAGTGCTGAATCTGAAGGAGCTACTAGAAAAAAAGAAGGGGCCTTCTATGTGTGGACAAGTAAAGAG ATCGATGACATACTTGGTGAGCATGCAGATTTCTTCAAGGAGCATTACTACATAAAGCCTTCAGGAAATTGTGATCTTTCCAGAATGAGTGATCCTCATGATGAATTTAAAGGAAAGAATGTTCTTATTGAGATGAAAAGTGTATCTGAGATGGCATCGAATCATGGCATGCCCGTTGAAAAATATCTTGAAATTTTGGGGGAATGTAGGCAAAAACTTTTTAAAGTAAGAGAGCGTCGACCAAAGCCACATCTTGATGATAAG GTAATTGTTTCATGGAATGGGCTGACAATCTCATCTCTTGCGAGAGCCTCGAAGATTCTTAGGAATGAAAAGGAGGGCACAAGATTCTACTTTCCAGTTGTTGGCTGCGAT CCAAAAGAGTACTTAGATGTTGCGGAGAAAGCTGCTCTTTTTATCAAGACAAAGCTTTACGATGAACAAACACACCGGTTACAACATAGTTTCAGGAACGCCCCATCCAGAGCTCCTGGATTTCTTGACGACTATGCATTTCTAATTGGAGGATTGCTTGATCTCTATGAATATGGTGGTGGACTGAATTGGTTAGTCTGGGCAATAGAACTTCAAGCCACCCAG GATGAGCTGTTTCTTGATAGAGAGGGTGGAGGGTACTACAATACTACCGGTGAAGACAAATCTGTTATTTTACGGGTGAAAGAAGATCATGACGGGGCTGAGCCTTCTGGGAACTCGGTTTCAGCTATCAATCTTGTCAGGTTATCCTCGCTGGTTTCTGGAAGTAGGTCCAATTATTACAGACAGAACGCTGAGCATCTTTTG GCCGTTTTCGAGAAAAGATTAAAGGACATGGCTGTGGCTGTACCTTTGATGTGTTGTGCAGCTGGTATGCTTTCAACTCCATCTAGAAAGCAAGTTGTCTTGGTCGGCCATAAGAATTCAGCACAGTTTGAGACCTTCCTCGCTGCAGCTCATGCTTCATATGATCCCAATAGTACT GTTATTCACATCGATCCAACAGACGATACCGAACTTCAATTTTGGGAAGAAAACAATAGGGGCGTTGCAGTTATGGCAAAAAACAATTTTGCTGCAGATAAGGTTGTGGCTTTGGTCTGCCAAAACTTCACTTGTAAGGCTCCAATCACTGACCCTGGATCTCTAGAGGCCATGCTTGCTGAGAAACCTTCCTGA
- the LOC103492853 gene encoding uncharacterized protein LOC103492853 isoform X4, with protein sequence MEVESFENKEVAKLLNDWFVSIKVDREERPDVDKVYMTYVQALYSGGGWPLSVFLSPDLKPLMGGTYFPPDDKYGRPGFKTVLRKVKDAWDNKRDVLVKSGTFAIEQLSEALSTTASSNKLPEELPQNALRLCAEQLSQSYDPNFGGFGSAPKFPRPVEAQLMLYYAKKLEESGKSDEAEEILNMVFFGLQCMARGGIHDHVGGGFHRYSVDECWHVPHFEKMLYDQGQITNVYLDAFSITKDVSYSWVSRDILDYLRRDMIGTQGEIFSAEDADSAESEGATRKKEGAFYVWTSKEIDDILGEHADFFKEHYYIKPSGNCDLSRMSDPHDEFKGKNVLIEMKSVSEMASNHGMPVEKYLEILGECRQKLFKVRERRPKPHLDDKVIVSWNGLTISSLARASKILRNEKEGTRFYFPVVGCDPKEYLDVAEKAALFIKTKLYDEQTHRLQHSFRNAPSRAPGFLDDYAFLIGGLLDLYEYGGGLNWLVWAIELQATQDELFLDREGGGYYNTTGEDKSVILRVKEDHDGAEPSGNSVSAINLVRLSSLVSGSRSNYYRQNAEHLLAVFEKRLKDMAVAVPLMCCAAGMLSTPSRKQVVLVGHKNSAQFETFLAAAHASYDPNSTVIHIDPTDDTELQFWEENNRGVAVMAKNNFAADKVVALVCQNFTCKAPITDPGSLEAMLAEKPS encoded by the exons ATGGAAGTTGAGTCCTTTGAGAACAAAGAGGTAGCCAAACTGTTAAATGACTGGTTTGTCAGTATCAAG GTTGATCGTGAGGAGCGGCCAGATGTTGATAAG GTGTACATGACATATGTTCAGGCTCTTTATAGTGGTGGGGGTTGGCCGCTCAGTGTCTTTCTTTCTCCTGATTTGAAACCTTTGATGGGTGGGACTTACTTTCCACCCGATGATAAATACGGAAGACCTGGATTTAAAACCGTGCTTAG gaAAGTGAAGGATGCATGGGATAATAAAAGAGATGTTCTTGTCAAGAGTGGAACTTTTGCTATTGAACAACTTTCTGAGGCCTTGTCTACTACTGCAAGTTCCAATAAATTGCCAGAAGAACTTCCACAAAATGCATTACGCTTATGTGCCGAGCAA CTTTCTCAAAGCTATGATCCAAATTTTGGTGGGTTTGGTTCTGCTCCTAAATTTCCAAGACCAGTTGAGGCTCAACTTATGCTTTATTATGCCAAAAAATTGGAAGAATCTGGGAAGTCAGAtgaagcagaggaaatcctgaATATGGTCTTTTTTGGTCTCCAATGTATGGCAAGAGGTGGTATTCATGATCATGTTGGAGGCGGGTTTCACAGATATAGTGTGGATGAGTGTTGGCATG TTCCCCACTTTGAGAAGATGCTTTATGATCAAGGACAGATTACAAATGTCTATCTGGATGCTTTTTCGATAACTAAGGATGTCTCTTATTCATGGGTATCACGGGATATTCTTGATTATCTGAGGAGAGACATGATTGGAACCCAAGGCGAAATATTTTCCGCAGAGGATGCTGATAGTGCTGAATCTGAAGGAGCTACTAGAAAAAAAGAAGGGGCCTTCTATGTGTGGACAAGTAAAGAG ATCGATGACATACTTGGTGAGCATGCAGATTTCTTCAAGGAGCATTACTACATAAAGCCTTCAGGAAATTGTGATCTTTCCAGAATGAGTGATCCTCATGATGAATTTAAAGGAAAGAATGTTCTTATTGAGATGAAAAGTGTATCTGAGATGGCATCGAATCATGGCATGCCCGTTGAAAAATATCTTGAAATTTTGGGGGAATGTAGGCAAAAACTTTTTAAAGTAAGAGAGCGTCGACCAAAGCCACATCTTGATGATAAG GTAATTGTTTCATGGAATGGGCTGACAATCTCATCTCTTGCGAGAGCCTCGAAGATTCTTAGGAATGAAAAGGAGGGCACAAGATTCTACTTTCCAGTTGTTGGCTGCGAT CCAAAAGAGTACTTAGATGTTGCGGAGAAAGCTGCTCTTTTTATCAAGACAAAGCTTTACGATGAACAAACACACCGGTTACAACATAGTTTCAGGAACGCCCCATCCAGAGCTCCTGGATTTCTTGACGACTATGCATTTCTAATTGGAGGATTGCTTGATCTCTATGAATATGGTGGTGGACTGAATTGGTTAGTCTGGGCAATAGAACTTCAAGCCACCCAG GATGAGCTGTTTCTTGATAGAGAGGGTGGAGGGTACTACAATACTACCGGTGAAGACAAATCTGTTATTTTACGGGTGAAAGAAGATCATGACGGGGCTGAGCCTTCTGGGAACTCGGTTTCAGCTATCAATCTTGTCAGGTTATCCTCGCTGGTTTCTGGAAGTAGGTCCAATTATTACAGACAGAACGCTGAGCATCTTTTG GCCGTTTTCGAGAAAAGATTAAAGGACATGGCTGTGGCTGTACCTTTGATGTGTTGTGCAGCTGGTATGCTTTCAACTCCATCTAGAAAGCAAGTTGTCTTGGTCGGCCATAAGAATTCAGCACAGTTTGAGACCTTCCTCGCTGCAGCTCATGCTTCATATGATCCCAATAGTACT GTTATTCACATCGATCCAACAGACGATACCGAACTTCAATTTTGGGAAGAAAACAATAGGGGCGTTGCAGTTATGGCAAAAAACAATTTTGCTGCAGATAAGGTTGTGGCTTTGGTCTGCCAAAACTTCACTTGTAAGGCTCCAATCACTGACCCTGGATCTCTAGAGGCCATGCTTGCTGAGAAACCTTCCTGA